In a single window of the Chloroflexota bacterium genome:
- a CDS encoding DUF4058 family protein: MDPNLEKTSIWPDVQNGLIVAIRDDLAAKVRPRYYVRIEQRVYLSEPDEKSSFRMPYVSVLGASGNGDASDHSPLIVAEDAGDSAVAVRFPLPEEVREGYLEVREVGSDYLTTAIEVLSSSNKHPGIYDSAGYDLALNYAADAEPALSDAEADWADELLRDKAL, from the coding sequence ATGGATCCAAATTTGGAGAAGACCTCTATATGGCCTGATGTTCAGAACGGGCTAATCGTAGCGATCAGAGACGACTTAGCGGCGAAAGTCCGTCCGCGCTATTATGTCAGGATAGAGCAGCGCGTATATCTCAGCGAACCTGACGAAAAGAGTTCGTTCAGGATGCCGTATGTGTCTGTACTGGGTGCGTCCGGCAATGGCGACGCTTCTGACCATTCGCCGTTAATCGTAGCTGAAGATGCCGGAGATAGCGCTGTCGCTGTAAGATTTCCGCTGCCGGAAGAGGTACGCGAAGGCTACTTGGAGGTGCGTGAGGTTGGAAGCGATTATCTGACAACTGCCATAGAGGTTCTGTCGTCGAGCAACAAGCATCCGGGGATATATGACAGCGCAGGCTATGACCTGGCACTGAACTACGCCGCCGATGCCGAACCGGCGCTGTCGGATGCGGAAGCGGACTGGGCGGACGAGTTGCTCAGGGATAAGGCGTTATGA